The genomic segment GCATGGACGTATGCCAAGGCACGATGTCATCCTTCATGCCATGGAGCAATCTTACAGGGCAGTTCACAGGAATCGGGCTATGTAGCAAGCAGTGGTGTTCAGCTTCTTTAAGGAAACTGTACCGAATGTTATAAACTCCTTCTTCATGGTATTTTGATGGCATAGCCCACACGCCTTTCATCTCCACTTCCTTTTTTAGCTCAACAGAAAGCTGATTAAACTGTGTCACTAAGCCATCTGCAGCTGTAGCTACACCAATAAGAGCCATGACCTTTTCTGGACGTGCAACTGCAGCATGAAGCATAAGCCATCCACCAAGGCTACTTCCAACTAGTATCTGTGGTCCCTCAGCTAAATCATCAATTATAGAAAGAacatcttttctccattttcccaCTGTGCTTTCTTCTAAGTTACCATTTGAACTTCCAACTCCTGAATAATCAAATCTTATATAGGCGTGACCTAGAGGTTTGCAAAACTCCTCAATCGCCAAAGCCTTTGTACCATTCATATTAGAAAGATAGCCAGGGATGAAGATTACTCCTGGACTTTTGCCTTTTAGCTTCTTATAAGCCAGGCTTGGAAGGTCTGGTCGATTAAGTAAAGAGAATGACGTCTTTTGTCTGCAAGCTGGGAGCCATCGTGGCGCCCGCTGGGGCATCCGTGCAAGTAACGCGCTGAGGCCACGGTGGGGGCCGAAGAAGACAGCTGCCCAGCCCCAGCTCCGACCAGGTACCCAAGCCCCCACAGCGGCCAAGCCCACACCCGCCATCTTCCCAGCTGGCCCGCACCCCAcccaatacttcgttttatatggaatcagaaaacaactcgaatagccaagacattactcagaaataaaaggaatcacactaccagacctcagactttactacaaatcgatagtgatcaaaacagcatggtattggcacaaaaatagagaagtagatatctggaacagaatagagaaccaagagatgaatccagctacttaccgctatttgatttttgacaagccaattaaaaacattcagtggggaaaagattccctatttaacaaatggtgctgggtgaactggctggcaacctgcagaagactgaaattggacccgcacctttcaccattaactaagatagactctcattggatcaaagatttgaacttaagacatgaaactataaaaatactagaggagaatgcagggaaaacccttgcagaaattggtctgggtgagtatttcatgaggagaaccccctgggcaattgaagcagcttcaaaaatacactactgggacttaatcaaactaaaaagcttctgcacagctaagaacactgtaagtaaagcaaacaaacagccctcagaatgggagaagatatttgcagggtatatctctgacaaaggtttaataaccagaatccacagagaactcaaacgcatcagcaagaaaaaaacaagggatcccatcgcaggctaggcaagggatttgaagagaaacttctctgaagaagacaggcgcacggccttcagacatatgagaaaatgctcatcatctttaatcatcagagaaatgcaaatcaaaactactttgagatatcatctaactccagtgagactagcctatatcacaaaacctcaagaccagagatgttggcgtggatgtggagaaaagggaacacttctgcactgctggtgggaatgcaaattaatacattccttttggaaagatatatggagaacactcagagatctaaaaatagatctgccattcaatcctataattcctctgctgggcatatacccagaagaccaaaaatcacaacataacaaagatatttgtaccagaatgtttattgcagcccaattcataattgctaagtcatggaaaaagcccaagtgcccatcgatccacgaacggattaataaattgtggcatatgtacaccatggaatactatgcagccttaaagaaagatggagactttacctctttcatgtttacatggatggatctggaacatattcttcttagtaaagtatctcaagaatggaagaaaaagtacacaacgtactcagccctactatgaaactaatttggggctctcacatgaaagctataacccagttacaacctaacaatagggggaagtgggggaaaggggtgg from the Nycticebus coucang isolate mNycCou1 chromosome 24, mNycCou1.pri, whole genome shotgun sequence genome contains:
- the LOC128576403 gene encoding palmitoyl-protein thioesterase ABHD10, mitochondrial — translated: MAGVGLAAVGAWVPGRSWGWAAVFFGPHRGLSALLARMPQRAPRWLPACRQKTSFSLLNRPDLPSLAYKKLKGKSPGVIFIPGYLSNMNGTKALAIEEFCKPLGHAYIRFDYSGVGSSNGNLEESTVGKWRKDVLSIIDDLAEGPQILVGSSLGGWLMLHAAVARPEKVMALIGVATAADGLVTQFNQLSVELKKEVEMKGVWAMPSKYHEEGVYNIRYSFLKEAEHHCLLHSPIPVNCPVRLLHGMKDDIVPWHTSMQVADRVVSKDVDVILRKHSDHRMKEKADFQLIVYTIDDLIDKLSTS